From one Fibrobacter sp. genomic stretch:
- a CDS encoding flagellar basal body-associated FliL family protein, producing the protein MDERRREMDAPAEKKGANEEKGNKFLVIGILSGVVLLNTIIAFVMVSAFRPRSPEEKNAIQQADSLKKVIEMTTKMGATTADNPIEAIVNIAGTDGERFLKAAIIFEYDDKAFPELAAELSRRTPRFKDLLIDHLSKLTLAEVTEPDAKTKIRKDLVRLVNRSLPPKTGEVSDVLFTTYIIQ; encoded by the coding sequence ATGGACGAGAGAAGAAGAGAAATGGACGCTCCGGCTGAGAAAAAAGGGGCAAATGAGGAGAAGGGGAATAAGTTTTTAGTCATAGGTATTCTTTCAGGGGTGGTTCTGCTCAATACAATTATTGCTTTTGTCATGGTAAGTGCATTTCGCCCCAGAAGCCCTGAGGAGAAAAATGCCATTCAGCAGGCAGATTCACTTAAGAAAGTAATTGAAATGACAACAAAAATGGGCGCCACAACTGCCGACAATCCAATCGAGGCAATTGTAAATATTGCCGGTACCGATGGTGAGAGATTCCTGAAAGCGGCCATAATATTTGAGTATGATGATAAGGCTTTTCCTGAACTGGCAGCGGAACTTTCAAGAAGGACTCCCAGATTCAAGGACCTTCTTATAGATCATCTTTCGAAACTGACACTTGCGGAAGTTACAGAACCGGATGCAAAGACAAAGATCAGGAAAGACCTGGTAAGACTGGTGAACAGATCGCTTCCTCCAAAAACAGGTGAGGTCAGCGATGTTTTATTTACAACGTATATTATTCAATAG